The DNA segment CCTGCCTCCTTTCTCCAATCTTCTAGTTGCTCGTGTGAATTCTGTTAGACTGAACTTTAGCAGACTTTTCCCCGCAATCTCATACCCACCATTTCTGCCTCTGCTTCCCTTGTTTCTCTGCTAAATTAGAATTGGCCCACCATCAAATGCAGCAGTGGAAAGTTCTGTAAAAACACTGGGGCAGGAAAAAATACCTACCACATGCAGTGTTTATCTCTTGTTTAAGACTCTGAAGATAAAAACAACCCGTGCAGAGAGCTTTGGCCATAACAACTTTTTGCTTAATTGAATGTTGGGTAGCTTTTTGGACAAGTAGTACATTGGATAGGTGTAAATGGAGTTAAacatatttattgaaaaaactcatttattaatCTAGTAACTTAATGTATAGAGGATCGGGATTATTTTCAATGTCTAGTAGAACATGTAAATGTGTTCATTGGCATACTCCTAGCAAATTTATAACCTCCTATTTGTTTCCTCTCATCGTCCGTGTCATTTATTTATCAGCTAGCTGAAGAGTATGTTAGTCTCTTGCTGTCTCTCTCTCTGTGCctccttttatatattttattttaatcctcTACCTATATATATAGGGCAGCAATTGAGTAAGTGCCAATACATATTTGGGTCCTGTTCAGGAAATATGAAATGTTGAAGGAAGAAAGTAAATATACAGGGGAACATATTTGCGTTGGGATCTAGAAGATAAGTTGAAAAATGTAGCAGCATAAGGAAGAGTTAAATTGATGGTGGAAATCTTACTTACAGAATTGCTGTTCAAGGATTTCATACTTACGAACATGAATTTTAAAACTATGGTTGAAATGCTTTGCACTTAACTCTATCACACTCTGGTGGAACTATCTTTCTATAGGAAgacttcataataatattaaagcaTACTCTCATGGTTTCAGGTTTTTGAACTACTGCGTGAACAAATCTGGTACAGCCCTAACACTGGTATATACATTAAGTTAATAGTCATGCTTGGAAAATGTAAGCAACCTGAGAAAGCTCATGGGCTCTTTCTAGCGATGGTTGATGAGGGTTGTGTTTTGGACTGTGAATCGTACACTGCATTGTTGTCTGCCTACAGTAGGAGTGGTCTCTTGGACAAAGCTTTCACTCTTCTTGAGGAAATGAAGAATACCCCTGGTTGTCAGCCAGATGTACAAACTTATTCAATCCTCATAAAATCTTGCTTACAGGTTTTTGCCTTTGACAAAGTTCAGGGTCTTTTATCTGACATGGCCAATCATGGAATCAAACCCAACACAGTTACCTACAATACTCTTATTGATGCTTATGGGAAGGCAAGAAAGTAAGTTTTTACCTGTCTCTCTTTACCTTCTGATAGTAATACATCTACAATCTGGTTGCTAACAGAAATTGGAAAAGTAATTAAATTGACTACCCTACTTTTACGTCATACTCTAGAATTTAAATACAAGAAAAAGCAATTGAGAGAACGGAGATTCAATCTTTTTGAAGTAAAGGTAGTTAGTTTATTGGCAGACTTAGCCTTATGATTGCCGTAACTGAGCTCTTTCACGATGTATTTATGTTAGGCACTGATGCACCATCATCCATTCCTGGATCCCCCCTGCCTCTTCCCTTCCAAGTAAAATTGAATTATTCAAGTTGTTCCATTTTGATTTAGTTGTTAAGCTTGTATTTTATTCTTTCAGCAACCAGCTGTAGCATGATTTAGTATCATATTTGCATATCTGTAATATAGTTATCCTTTTTCCTGAAAGGTTTTCAGAAATGGAATCTATACTTGTGGAAATGCTCGCTGACCGGGATTGCCAACCCGATGCATGGACCATGAATTCAACACTAAGGGCATTCGGCAACATTGGACAAATTGAAACAATGGAGAAGTGTTATGAGAAGTTCCAAACTGCTGGCATCCAACCTAATGTTCAGACCTTCAACATTCTCTTGGATTCCTATGGCAAGGCTGAGGAATACAAGAAAATGAGTGCTGTGATGGAATACATGCAGAGATACCATTACTCTTGGACAATTGTGACCTTCAATATTGTGATTGACGCTTTTGGGAAGGCTGGGGATCTCAAACAGATGGAGTACTTGTTTAGACTAATGCGGTCAGAGAGAATAAAACCTAGTTGTGTTACACTATGCTCACTTGTGAGGGCTTATGCACATGCAGGTAAGCCTGAAAAAATTGGTGGTGTCATGCGATTTGTTGAGAATTCAGATGTATTACTGGACACCGTATTCTTTAATTGCTTGGTGGATGCTTATGGGAGGTTAGGGTGTTTGGCTGAGATGAAAGGGGTGCCTGAGATGATGAAACAGAGTGGTTGTAAACCTGATATCATTACTTATAGAACCATGATTAAAGCTTATTCTTTTAAAGGTATGGATGCCCATGCTAAGGAAATCAGAGAGCTCCTTCCTACAGTGACCAGGCCTTCACTGAGAAGGGATAAGCCTGacttctgataaaaaaaatatactgaTATTTCTGATCCAATTTGTTTGGTTACCAATTATCATTTTAATTGTTCATGCTTGCTATATGCCTTCTACTTTCAGTGGGTTGTTTCCAAACTTTTTCATctttaagatatatatatatatatatatatatattattttcatcaaGCTTCTGCAATGAGAGgctgtattttgaaaaactatatGTTATTAGTGTTTCTCACTGTATATTCGATGGAAAACTTTCAAAAGTATttgtagaaaaagaaaataaattaaaacaaactttttttacaggttaaaattagtttgtatATTCGATGGAAAACTTTCAAAAGTATttgtagaaaaagaaaataaattaaaacaaactttttttacaggttaaaattagtttgtatatgaattaatttataaaaatattttggcattagttttttcaaaaaaagttaagtttatgttatgtaaaatttatttttatcatattgaaaattttattttattattttccgTTCTCCATTAAGTGTTTTTGCAAAtgcaaaggaaataaaatataaagagactattatattaaaattgcaaaggaactaataatattttctttttcttttctatacccaacaatcatttgtttcatttttataatttttttagtccgTACGAGTTTAGATGGTAAGccctaaaaaatttaaaattatatatgtatagcaataaaaaattacaatagtATACCTAAGTActataacaaattatttttaaatatgaatataaaaatgTTTGCATACCCATAAATaattatacttaattttttttaattaagttattaTCCTCCATTTACTTTTCCCTTACCAAAGACACAAGAATCACAACAAGTTATTCTGTCAAAATTCTAAAGGTAAAATGAATTTGTGattgttctattttttttttccttcgaAATTTGATACTTAGACACCGCACACAAgaactcttttttcttttttccatcCTTATTAGTCTCAAGTCCTCTAAAAGCCTCATTATTGGTCCGATTTTGTTACCATCAAGTTTGTgtgaaatgataaaaatgttCTTAAATAAGAGGGAATCTGATCAAAATACATTTCATAATCttttttctgaaatatatttctggAATACTTCTATGAATTTCAGAATTTCTTGTTTAGAATACGTTTACAGATTTTATTTTCCATAATATATTCTTTGTATCTCGGAATTACTTTTTTGAAATGAGTTTCTAAttctatttttgaaattttatttctaaaacataaaaatctattttaaattttctttttctagaatgtatttatttatttattttggattttcaattccaaaatgaaaaataatttatgggGTGAGAATTAGTCATTTTCTGGTCCTCGCACTCAATGATTTTAGACATCAAATcaacttttgaaattttaaaattatgctccttctgaaatttaaaattcgtatttaaaaaatatattctagaaaaaaaaactataatagtTTTTATGTTccaaaaatgaaattgttgaatAGAATTGGAAAACCAAAATTCCATTATGGAAAAGTAATTctggaatataaaaaatattttctaaaaaaaatcataaaacaaattccagaaacatatttcagaaaaaaatttcaaaaaactgtAAAAGACATTTTTTATCATCTCGCATTAGTAGTTGGGTGCACCTAACAGGGTTGTTGCATTTTTCATCCTCCATGTTTTTAAATTTGCACCCTCATGAGAGAGAAATGACAAAATTAtctctaaaaaattatattttgaattacatattttgatatgtatttttatataaaatatactatccaaaatatattaatacattctgaattatacaattttatatgtttttttgaaatttgaaatattttttcaaatatattaatacattcTGAATCATATATTTATGTgtatttagaatatattttttagattataaaatatttctgaAATACAAATTTCAAAAGGATAAAAtcgaaattttaatttatatggaAATAGGTTTAAAAACATGGGTTGGAGAATGCAAGGTCCTTCTAGTAATGTCTCACACTTTAAAAGTGACCTTGCACACTCCACACCAAGTTGCTgaagtttcaattctttttggAAGACAATTGGCGAATACAATTCTTTGTTCTTGTCAATGAAGTTTGATTCCCTGCTTAAGtccaattttagttttatagtCTAAGATGcgaataattttaataatttgatttttttcatatattaaaaagttCGACAATTGTAATCCTTATAATTTTATTCCAACTTATATTAACAATGAGAAACAAAATAACCAGCTAACTTTTTAAATTTGCAAAGTAACTTTTtgtgatttattttattatttaatatgaaatagTATGCTAGCTATGTAATGAAGTTGAATAgaacttaaaaacttttttaaaataattttggaaaCAAATAACTTTTTTAGACCAGGATGATCATTCTAAAGGAATAAATCACTTTACTAAAACAATGTTTGCTAGAGGGTTAACCAAATAGAATGATCTagtttaataataaaacaacatataaacatgtttatatattactaaaaaattattaaataaaaatcaattttatatataaaaaataattaattattatattgaataaattagatattattttatatactaaaaaattattaagatctaaattagtatctaaatttataaactagttttaaattcatatttaattagctatattaatgttttagctactaattttaaaaatctaaagtatttgatagctaattagatataatttataaattaatttaatttttttattaataataaaaattactttaaatacaaataatatttttaatctttaaaataatatctaatttaatcaatataataattaattattttttatttataaaattaattttcatttaataattttgttattgtaATACTCATTAGTTTGAATTGCGTGATATCTGGCTCTTATTCAAGTAACATTTGAAGTATTCCACTGTAATTAATTTATTGTGACAATTAGATCAAACAACTTCCAACTAACCTTAATCATGAGATAAAGAGTAttatttatacttttgattttcataagtatttttttccttttattattgattttcaTGGATTAAACTCTCAACTGAGTTAACCATAACATAATATACTTGACCAGCAAGATCTAACATAATATACTTAAATTATTCGTACTTATATAAAATGATTTcatttgtaagaaaataaatagttaatGTCAAGTATATGCTTATATGGAACAAACTATCTAACTTGAAACAAATTAGTATAATGCCATTACTATAAGAGAATATTTTATATGGATTATTTCTTATAGACATTAATTACTTATGAAACTGATGTTCATTTTACTAcgtaaaaatgttaaaaaaacaaaaaactaaaGAGTGCATTCAATtgagatttaaaaatatttttaaattcttcctttattaaaaacatattgtagagtttaattgagattttaaatattaaaataaattttatggtATTCAATCAAGAATATCATGATTTTTATAGAGGAGAACAAAACCGGTAGTTTTTATGGTCCGATCGATGTCAGTTGAGCCAACCGTCGTGTTGGTAGACCTAGACCCTCGGGCGATCGAGGACAAACTGGTGATGACTTTCTACGGCAAGTGCACTGCGttttcagaagtaataattgtccctaaggacggatatcgatcccacaaggaacagtgaattatcgagtacaaaactcgctaaatataaaaatagaacaataaaaagagttttgaattaattgtgttatgttggcactgatcaataagaatacaaacaaagaattagttgcttcaattggaaaaatagggattaggtttcatctttctcactctcatgtattttgattagcatgtcaatattaagttctttgattgaaattgatgcctgtataaaaatcatttatattgattcctcgcatataaaatccttaagaatgtcccctaactattgattcctcgcataattataagaacaacttagaacgaagctcagacgtttaatagcaattaacatttcaagtctattcctagcactcaaatatgttaagtattggtGTTTAGGttaaaaccctaaaaatacctcccgatCAGATTTaggattctcaatttgtcacgaaaagttaaaagtaaaacaacaataccaataatcaatcaagaactgaatattaatatataaaatatcacctcaatacataagagttcgagcagattactcccaatcccaaagggtagaattagtcacacatacttctagcaccttccattctcccaattgggttacaattcactctatggtgttttcctctcaatctggcaccctagggttgaacctctagccccctatttatcctacttttctagggttaggtggcTTGttatgtcgcgctaatgggctaagtgataaaacataaaaaagacacaatctttctttgcttctttttccattctgggacctttcaactttctctttttagctcaaattattctcctttactccaaatcttcaatcgtccctaaaaatatgcaattaacaccaaatttgggaataaaatactcttattcaaataaatatcataaaaaatgtaaaaaggtataaattcataaattagggattattttatatgtaaattaacaataaatcctcataagtgtctatattttaatatgaaatattactgaaattatacACTTATCAACTGGAAGCGCAGGAACAGCTGAGGCGAGTATTGCTGATGGATGAAGAACACAATACTACCGTGGGGATGACCATGGCAGCGGTCGAGGCCGAGATAATGCACGCTGCGCTAAAGAAGAACGTAGATTTGTTTGCATGGACATCGTCCGATATGCCGGGAGTAAGCCCGAACATCATCACGCATAAACTGTCAGTATTTAAAGAAGCCCGACCGATCTCCCAGAAGAAGAGAGATTACGGCGATGAAAAACGCCTAACAGTGAAGGCAGAGGCCGAGAAGCTTCTGTCGACCGGGTTCATACGGGAGGCCCGATACACGACTTGGCTGACCAATGTCATCATGGTCACCAAACCGAACGACaactggaggatgtgcgtcgactacaAAAACCTCAACAACGCATGTCCGAAAGACTCCTACCCCCTACCCAACATCGACCGCCTGGTGGACGGGGCAGCTGGCCATAAAATCTTGAGCTTCCTGAATGCTTATTCTGGCTATAACCAGATAAGTATGCACCCCAAAGACAAGGAGAAGACGTTCATGACGGTCGACACCAACTACTACTATGAGGTCATGTCGTTCGACCTCAAGAACGCATGGGCAACCTACTAGCACCTCATGAACAAGATCTTCAAAGGGCTGATCGGCCGATGTGTAGAGGTCTACGTGGACAACATAGTGGTGAAGTCCGACTCTTTCGACCAACACGTGGAGGACCTCCAGGATATGTTCAAGGCCCTCATAGGGGCCAACATGAAGctcaaccccgagaagtgtACATTCGGAGTTGAGGGagggaagttcttgggcttCATGCTCAACCATAGAGGGATAAAggccaaccccgacaaatgccaAGCCATAGTCGGCATGAGAAGTCTGAAAAACATcaaggaggtgcaacaactcCTAGGGCGCCTAACAACCCTCTCCAGATTGGTCTCCTGACTGGCCGAGAGGACGAGACCGATGATCCAGCTACTTCGGAAAGCCTTCAAGTTGAGCTGGGACGATAGATGCAAGGAAATCTTCAAGCAGCTGAAGGATTTCCTAACATCTCCATCATTCATACAGAAATCGAGACCCGATCAACCCATCCTGGTCTACCTGGCAGTTTCGGAAGAGGCAATCAGCGTTTCATTAGTGCAGGAGGTCGAGGGCAAGGAATGACCAATATACTTCGTCAGCCGGATGCTCCACGCGGTCGAGACGAGATATCAGATGATCGAGAAGGTGGCGCTCGCCCTGGTCCTCACGGCAAGGCGAATGTGCCCCTATTTCCAAAATCATTCAATCACTGTAAGGACCAACTACCCaatctttaaaattttgtcTAAACCGGACCTTACAGGGAGGATGATAGGATGTTCGGTCGAGTTGTCCGAGTTCGACATTCGTTATCAACCACAGGGGGCTATCAAGTCCCAGTGCCTGGCTGACTTTTCGGCCGAGCTAACACCACTACCCACCCTGTTGGTCGGGTGGACACTCTATGTGGATGGCTCATCCAACAAAACAGTTTGTGGAGCAGGAGTCGTCTTGGAAGGACCGAGCGACCTCCTCCTGAAGCAAGCACTCCAGTTTGGATTTAAGGCGACCAACAACCAGACCGAGTACGAAGCCTTGCTCTTTGGGCTAAACCTAGCCTACGACATGGGAGCACGCGAGGTCGTGTGCAAAAGAGACTCCCAGGTTATGGTCGTCCAGGTCAAGGGAGAGTTCGAGGTGAAGGAGACTTTACTACAACGTTACTACCATGCTGCCCGAAATAACATCTCCCGGTTCAACAAAGCACATTGAAGCACATACCAAGGGAGGAAAACAAAAGGGTCGACGCCTTGTCTAGGCAGTCGGTCACCAAGAAGAAGAGCCACCAGAGTTCAGTCATACATATATGGCTGAGGCACCCAGTGTGTCCGAGACCGAATATCTTGCAATAGCCGAGGCCGAAACTGATAACTGGATGACACCTATCATCCAGTACCTAGAGGATGGCACATGCAAgccaaaacaagaaaaaacgATGAAGCAACATTGTACCCAGTACACCATGATAAACGATGATTTATACCGAAGAGGCTACTCGGCCCCCTTGCTGAAGTGTATCACCAATAAGCAGGTCAAGTATGTCCTAACCGAGATCCATGAAGGAGTCTGCGGAAACCACTCAGGGGCACGGACGATGACCTCTAAAGTATTGAGAGAAGGCTACTACTGGCTAACCGTCCAGGGGGACTGTGCCGAGTACGTGAAAAAATGTTCAAAGTGTTAGGAGTTCGACCCCCTCCACCATACTAAGCCGGAAGAGCTGCACAACCTCATCTCCCATGGTCGTTTGACATCTAGGGGATGGACATCATCAATCCTTTCGCACCAAGAAAAGGGCAAACCAAGTTCCTCTTAGTTGGATTCGACTACTTTACGAAGTGGATCGAGTTCGAGCCACTTGCATCCATCTCGACAAAAAACGTTCAGAATTTTGTCTAGAGAAGCATCGTGTGTCGAATCGGCATTCTGAATACAATTATAACTGATAATGGCCGACAATTCATTGACTGGGGACTTTAGTCCTTCTACGAAGACCTCAGTATCAAGTCAATCACAGCCTCAGTCGAgtacccacaaaccaatggacAGGCCGAGGCTGCAAACAAGGTCATACTAAATGAGCTGAAGAAACGCCTAGGCAAGGCAAAAGGTCGAAGGATCGAAGAGCTGATAGAAGTACTCTGGGCATACAGGTGCACCCCCCAGACAACCACCAAGGAAACGCCATATAGCCTGACGTACGGGACCGAGGTGATGATCCCGATCGAAGTGGG comes from the Phaseolus vulgaris cultivar G19833 chromosome 8, P. vulgaris v2.0, whole genome shotgun sequence genome and includes:
- the LOC137825934 gene encoding pentatricopeptide repeat-containing protein At5g48730, chloroplastic is translated as MAAASLSTTTPGVPPFPPPISARRTASTRIQVSPRPDPEPSSSPSSTALTVVDERTRRIARELEELKKREAKERKELRNQKLASQKAVSVILWREATKAVIDKSGRKKKGPINAKKLLPRTVLEALHERVAALRWESALKVFELLREQIWYSPNTGIYIKLIVMLGKCKQPEKAHGLFLAMVDEGCVLDCESYTALLSAYSRSGLLDKAFTLLEEMKNTPGCQPDVQTYSILIKSCLQVFAFDKVQGLLSDMANHGIKPNTVTYNTLIDAYGKARKFSEMESILVEMLADRDCQPDAWTMNSTLRAFGNIGQIETMEKCYEKFQTAGIQPNVQTFNILLDSYGKAEEYKKMSAVMEYMQRYHYSWTIVTFNIVIDAFGKAGDLKQMEYLFRLMRSERIKPSCVTLCSLVRAYAHAGKPEKIGGVMRFVENSDVLLDTVFFNCLVDAYGRLGCLAEMKGVPEMMKQSGCKPDIITYRTMIKAYSFKGMDAHAKEIRELLPTVTRPSLRRDKPDF